One genomic window of Punica granatum isolate Tunisia-2019 chromosome 1, ASM765513v2, whole genome shotgun sequence includes the following:
- the LOC116192701 gene encoding uncharacterized protein LOC116192701 yields the protein MDELRNIAKDYIEDADEDPSFMALVLAVFCSMSENGNGSVTYEGFHSYMLISGFSRINHRIFFEQLDRDGDHKLDLLDVATFCLLCFGGRPICAGCSSFVPGDQYLTCLACFLDSNTPFNLCPTCHYNIRQHLDHDHLDDYIDNFAMIELLRYKAIATKKHVTNAEMEPSMSREIAQINSVTGSSTAIAPARERPQKFHWRDGFTLAQLGIALANVIIAICSLL from the exons ATGGACGAGTTGAGAAATATAGCAAAGGACTACATAGAAGATGCCGATGAAGATCCTTCATTCATGGCTTTGGTGCTTGCAGTTTTCTGTTCCATGAGCGAAAACGGAAACGGATCAGTGACTTACGAGGGCTTCCATTCGTACATGTTGATTTCTG GCTTTTCAAGAATCAACCATCGGATCTTCTTCGAGCAACTGGATCGGGATGGAGACCATAAGCTCGATCTGCTGGATGTCGCTACTTTCTGCTTATTATGCTTCGGAGGGAGGCCGATATGTGCAGGATGCAGTAGCTTTGTCCCGGGAGACCAGTATCTCACATGCTTGGCCTGCTTCCTCGATAGCAATACCCCGTTCAATCTCTGCCCTACCTGTCACTACAACATCAGGCAGCACCTTGACCATGACCACCTTGATGACTACATCGACAACTTTGCCATGATCGAATTGTTGAGGTACAAGGCGATCGCCACAAAAAAG CATGTCACAAACGCAGAGATGGAACCCTCTATGTCCCGTGAAATTGCCCAGATCAACTCCGTCACTGGCTCATCCACTGCAATAGCTCCAGCCCGTGAACGACCTCAGAAG TTTCACTGGAGAGACGGATTCACCCTGGCTCAGCTTGGGATTGCTCTAGCGAATGTTATAATCGCCATCTGTAGCCTTCTCTGA